A part of Melittangium boletus DSM 14713 genomic DNA contains:
- a CDS encoding ribonuclease H-like domain-containing protein → MVRRTFQLIPGVGPWKEKDLWARGIHTWEDFPDSGVVLGQKADGLARQRLAQAREALERRDLGALAGMIPPREHWRLYPEFARDAVYFDIETNGKQEQEPTVVALFDADGLRVFILGRNMDELPEAMAQRALWVTFNGSVFDVPVLRNYFGKRFPTPQAHIDLRFVCRRLGMGGGLKEIEDKLGMGRPPHMKGVNGWDAVLLWRAYLARGDVEALRFLVEYNLYDSFQLRSLMDTAYNRALDDLNLDELARLPVFERGEVLYDVSRLILELGPTQRDLNVLERVRAQDRDLRQD, encoded by the coding sequence ATGGTGCGGCGCACGTTCCAGCTCATCCCGGGCGTGGGCCCCTGGAAGGAGAAGGATCTCTGGGCCCGGGGCATCCACACCTGGGAGGACTTTCCGGACAGTGGCGTGGTGCTCGGGCAGAAGGCGGATGGACTGGCGCGCCAGCGGCTGGCCCAGGCTCGCGAGGCCCTGGAGCGGCGGGATCTCGGTGCCCTGGCGGGAATGATTCCGCCCCGCGAGCACTGGCGGCTGTATCCCGAGTTCGCCCGGGACGCGGTGTATTTCGACATCGAGACGAATGGGAAGCAGGAGCAGGAGCCCACGGTGGTGGCCCTGTTCGACGCGGATGGCCTGCGCGTCTTCATCCTCGGCCGCAACATGGACGAACTCCCCGAGGCCATGGCCCAGCGCGCATTGTGGGTGACGTTCAACGGCTCGGTCTTCGACGTGCCGGTGTTGCGCAACTACTTCGGCAAGCGTTTTCCCACGCCCCAGGCCCATATCGATCTGCGCTTCGTCTGCCGTCGGCTCGGCATGGGGGGCGGTCTCAAGGAGATCGAGGACAAGCTGGGTATGGGACGGCCCCCCCACATGAAGGGCGTGAATGGTTGGGACGCCGTGCTGCTGTGGCGCGCCTATCTGGCCCGCGGCGACGTGGAGGCGCTGCGCTTCCTCGTGGAGTACAACCTGTACGACTCGTTCCAGCTGCGCTCGTTGATGGACACGGCGTACAACCGAGCCCTGGATGACTTGAACCTGGACGAACTCGCGCGGCTGCCCGTGTTCGAGCGGGGCGAGGTCCTTTATGACGTGAGTCGGCTCATCCTGGAGCTGGGGCCCACGCAGAGGGATCTGAACGTGCTCGAGCGGGTGCGCGCCCAGGATCGGGATCTGCGCCAGGACTGA
- a CDS encoding tetratricopeptide repeat protein, producing MAEKSEKMTTKQELRAPDAFQLYGAEASSWLEKRQQYIGLALGVALVGGLIAATVHYFSARGEEKASKQFGEALSVLERPVVTGVDLQPAAEGQEPPFKSDKEKDEAIVQSLTGFREANKGSDAAAMAALPLGKAEYRLGNYDQALASFDAFLGKARKEDPLTVSAREGQGYAYEAKGELDKALASFQEMSKLDAGGFLQGMGQYHQARILVAQGKKDEAAQLLSDLKTAQTNTAAGRLATERLAVLAAQGVKVPEPKPESAPAATPDAK from the coding sequence GTGGCCGAGAAGTCCGAGAAGATGACGACGAAGCAGGAGCTGCGCGCTCCGGACGCCTTCCAGCTTTACGGCGCCGAGGCCAGTAGCTGGCTGGAGAAGCGCCAGCAGTACATCGGCCTCGCGCTGGGCGTGGCGCTGGTGGGCGGATTGATCGCCGCGACGGTGCACTATTTCTCCGCCCGCGGCGAGGAGAAGGCCTCCAAGCAGTTCGGCGAGGCGCTGTCGGTGCTGGAGCGGCCGGTGGTGACCGGGGTGGACCTGCAGCCAGCGGCGGAGGGTCAGGAGCCGCCCTTCAAGAGCGACAAGGAGAAGGACGAGGCGATCGTCCAGTCGCTCACCGGGTTTCGGGAGGCGAACAAGGGCTCGGACGCGGCGGCCATGGCGGCGCTGCCCTTGGGCAAGGCCGAGTACCGGCTGGGCAACTACGACCAGGCGCTGGCCTCCTTCGATGCGTTCCTGGGCAAGGCGCGCAAGGAGGATCCGCTGACGGTGTCGGCGCGCGAGGGCCAGGGCTACGCCTACGAGGCCAAGGGCGAGCTGGACAAGGCGCTCGCGTCCTTCCAGGAGATGTCCAAGCTCGACGCGGGCGGCTTCCTGCAGGGCATGGGGCAGTACCACCAGGCGCGCATCCTCGTGGCGCAGGGCAAGAAGGACGAGGCGGCGCAGCTGCTCTCGGACCTGAAGACCGCGCAGACGAACACGGCGGCGGGACGGCTCGCCACCGAGCGGCTGGCGGTATTGGCGGCCCAGGGCGTGAAGGTGCCCGAGCCGAAGCCGGAGTCGGCGCCGGCTGCGACCCCGGACGCGAAGTAG
- the era gene encoding GTPase Era, whose amino-acid sequence MPPSTHRSGFAALIGRPNVGKSTLLNQLTGEKLAIVSPKPQTTRNRILGVVTRPEGQVAFLDTPGIHQAKGQLNRYMVDVALQAADEVDLVLFVIEASDKVEVGPGNRVILEQLQKLGKPTFLVINKIDTVPKLVLLPLIDLYQREFPFAEVIPISAKEDDGVEELFRTVLSHMPEGDALFPEDVLTDQAERTLVAEYVREQVLRHCHQEIPYSTAVVVDFFDESEREPLPGTPPGKLAGLIRISGSIYVERDSQKAIIIGKQGQMLKTIGTDARKAIQRLLGAHVYLSLRVRVEPRWSERPEGLKKLGYE is encoded by the coding sequence ATGCCTCCATCGACACACCGCAGCGGGTTCGCCGCGCTCATTGGCCGTCCCAACGTGGGCAAGAGCACGCTGCTCAATCAACTCACGGGCGAGAAGCTCGCCATCGTGTCCCCCAAGCCGCAGACCACCCGCAACCGCATTCTCGGGGTGGTGACGCGGCCGGAGGGGCAGGTGGCCTTCCTCGACACCCCCGGCATCCACCAGGCCAAGGGGCAGCTCAACCGCTACATGGTGGACGTGGCCCTGCAGGCGGCGGACGAGGTGGACCTGGTCCTCTTCGTCATCGAGGCCTCGGACAAGGTCGAGGTGGGGCCGGGCAACCGCGTCATCCTCGAGCAGTTGCAGAAGCTCGGCAAACCCACGTTCCTCGTCATCAACAAGATCGACACGGTGCCCAAGCTGGTGCTGCTGCCGCTCATCGACTTGTACCAGCGCGAGTTCCCCTTCGCCGAGGTGATTCCCATCTCCGCCAAGGAGGACGATGGCGTGGAGGAGCTGTTTCGCACGGTGCTCTCGCACATGCCCGAGGGCGATGCGCTCTTTCCCGAGGACGTGCTCACGGATCAGGCCGAGCGCACGCTCGTGGCCGAGTACGTGCGCGAGCAGGTGCTGCGCCACTGCCACCAGGAGATTCCCTACTCCACGGCGGTGGTGGTGGACTTCTTCGACGAGTCCGAGCGCGAGCCGCTGCCGGGCACGCCACCGGGGAAGCTCGCGGGCCTCATCCGGATCTCCGGCTCCATCTACGTGGAGCGGGACAGCCAGAAGGCCATCATCATTGGCAAGCAGGGACAGATGTTGAAGACGATCGGTACGGACGCGCGCAAGGCCATCCAGCGGCTCTTGGGGGCGCACGTGTACCTCTCGCTCCGGGTGCGCGTGGAGCCCCGGTGGAGCGAGCGGCCCGAGGGCCTCAAGAAGCTGGGTTACGAGTAG
- a CDS encoding serine/threonine protein kinase yields the protein MSIDRPESSTPPRLLFCVDGTRYELVRKLGRRSSGELLLARRRHAKGPSGCVIIKRLCRPVSEKQKQRLVQEVQLAYRLEHPGIARVYHWGTHGDLPYVVMEYVEGHSLETVLSVAAMRQRPMSEAFVCHVVSEIADALHYAHTRTDEQGRFLGIVHRDVTPENIRVGVSGEVKLVDFGVAYSLLPGRDATTASILRGDIAYASPERMRLEPVDHRSDLFSLGLVMLELLTGRHLFDLEDVEHAARSGGDVLAADRDSLQSEARCEEPSWLPVAQMAARIERFGPEDVARATQGLSEPLRAVVHRVLQREPSARYQTGLELRDALRALLVVQGRPYGRPEAAREVLVAVKEAELLRESADVLEPDVFPGFPGGRTEH from the coding sequence ATGTCCATCGACAGGCCCGAGTCCTCGACCCCTCCCAGACTTCTCTTTTGCGTGGATGGCACCCGGTACGAACTCGTCCGCAAGCTGGGACGGCGAAGCTCGGGGGAGTTGCTGCTCGCCCGGCGCCGCCACGCCAAGGGGCCCTCCGGGTGCGTCATCATCAAGCGGTTGTGTCGGCCCGTCAGTGAGAAGCAGAAGCAGCGCTTGGTGCAGGAGGTGCAACTCGCCTACCGCCTCGAGCATCCGGGCATCGCGAGGGTGTACCACTGGGGGACGCACGGAGACCTGCCGTACGTGGTGATGGAGTACGTGGAGGGCCACTCCCTGGAAACGGTGCTCAGCGTCGCCGCCATGCGCCAGCGGCCCATGTCCGAGGCCTTCGTCTGCCATGTGGTGTCGGAGATCGCGGATGCACTCCATTATGCGCATACCCGGACCGATGAGCAGGGTCGGTTCCTGGGGATCGTCCACCGGGACGTCACTCCGGAAAACATCCGGGTGGGCGTGAGCGGCGAGGTGAAGCTGGTGGATTTCGGAGTGGCGTATTCGCTGCTTCCCGGACGGGATGCCACCACGGCCTCGATCCTGCGCGGGGACATCGCCTATGCCTCGCCCGAGCGCATGCGCCTGGAACCGGTGGATCACCGCTCGGATTTGTTCTCGCTGGGGCTGGTGATGCTCGAGTTGCTCACGGGTCGGCATCTGTTCGACCTGGAAGACGTGGAGCATGCGGCTCGGTCCGGAGGAGACGTGCTCGCGGCGGACCGCGACAGCCTCCAGTCCGAGGCGCGCTGTGAGGAGCCCAGTTGGTTGCCCGTCGCGCAGATGGCGGCGCGCATCGAGCGTTTCGGACCCGAGGACGTCGCACGGGCCACTCAGGGGCTCTCCGAGCCGCTCCGGGCCGTGGTGCACCGGGTGCTCCAGCGCGAGCCGTCTGCGCGCTATCAGACGGGGCTGGAACTGCGTGATGCGCTCAGGGCCTTGCTCGTGGTTCAGGGGCGGCCGTATGGGCGGCCAGAAGCGGCGCGGGAGGTATTGGTGGCGGTGAAGGAAGCGGAGTTGCTGCGCGAGTCAGCGGACGTGCTCGAACCGGATGTCTTTCCGGGTTTTCCGGGCGGGCGGACCGAGCACTGA
- the der gene encoding ribosome biogenesis GTPase Der, translating to MKPLVAIVGRPNVGKSTLFNRLARRRIALVEDIPGVTRDRHYWDVECEGRYITIIDTGGFVPGEKDSLLQQVREQAQLAVEECDAIVFVTDARAGLTAADQEVATYLRQSGKPVVVAANKLDSESHTVQAHAAEFFRLGLGEVFPISAEHGLGVGNMMEAVVGKLPPMDDEELAAKAFAETSEDSVDELSEVEYGFQPDTDEDDEEGEGARKASDEAGDEEEEGTPEAPAEDEEEERPIRIAIIGRPNVGKSTLVNALLKEKRVVASEVPGTTRDPIDSELKYKDRQVILTDTAGIRRKKTIAHRLEKFSVVAALKSMERSDVAVLLMDATEPAVDQDAKLAGIAEEKGRALVIVVNKWDLISTDQRKQEIFREELKYALKFVHYAPIVFTSALHGSKVEKVLELAVELADQFRYRSPTPQLNRLLKHIEDNHPAPIVGRGPLRVYYMAQVGTAPPTFAITCNRPDGVPDMYKRYITNQLRKTFDIRVPIRLLFRERPGKEKREARKRPKPAGKR from the coding sequence ATGAAGCCTCTGGTCGCCATCGTCGGACGCCCCAACGTGGGCAAGTCCACGCTGTTCAATCGCCTCGCCCGGCGCCGCATCGCGCTGGTGGAGGACATCCCCGGCGTCACCCGGGACCGGCACTACTGGGACGTCGAGTGCGAGGGCCGGTACATCACCATCATCGACACGGGCGGCTTCGTGCCCGGGGAGAAGGACTCGCTCCTGCAGCAGGTGCGCGAGCAGGCGCAGCTGGCCGTGGAGGAGTGTGACGCCATCGTCTTCGTGACGGACGCGCGCGCGGGGCTCACCGCGGCGGATCAGGAAGTCGCCACCTACCTGCGCCAGAGCGGCAAGCCCGTGGTGGTGGCCGCCAACAAGCTCGACAGCGAGTCCCACACCGTCCAGGCGCACGCGGCCGAGTTCTTCCGTCTGGGCCTGGGCGAGGTGTTCCCCATCTCCGCCGAGCATGGCCTGGGCGTGGGCAACATGATGGAGGCCGTGGTCGGGAAGCTGCCGCCCATGGACGACGAGGAACTGGCCGCCAAGGCCTTCGCCGAGACCTCGGAAGACAGCGTCGACGAGCTGTCCGAGGTGGAGTACGGCTTCCAGCCCGACACGGACGAGGACGACGAGGAAGGGGAGGGCGCCAGGAAGGCCTCGGACGAGGCGGGGGACGAGGAGGAGGAGGGCACCCCGGAGGCCCCCGCCGAGGACGAGGAGGAGGAGCGGCCCATCCGGATCGCCATCATCGGGCGGCCCAACGTGGGCAAGAGCACGCTCGTCAACGCGCTGCTCAAGGAGAAGCGCGTGGTGGCCAGCGAGGTGCCCGGCACCACGCGAGACCCCATCGACTCGGAGCTCAAGTACAAGGATCGCCAGGTCATCCTCACGGATACGGCGGGAATCCGGCGCAAGAAGACCATCGCCCACCGGCTGGAGAAGTTCTCGGTGGTGGCGGCGCTCAAGTCGATGGAGCGCAGCGACGTGGCGGTGTTGCTCATGGACGCCACCGAGCCCGCGGTGGACCAGGACGCGAAGCTGGCCGGCATCGCCGAGGAGAAGGGCCGCGCGCTGGTCATCGTGGTGAACAAGTGGGATCTCATCAGCACGGATCAGCGCAAGCAGGAGATCTTCCGGGAAGAGCTCAAGTACGCGCTGAAGTTCGTGCACTACGCGCCCATCGTCTTCACCTCGGCGCTGCACGGCTCCAAGGTGGAGAAGGTGCTGGAGCTGGCGGTGGAACTGGCGGACCAGTTCCGCTACCGTTCACCCACGCCGCAGCTCAACCGGTTGCTCAAGCACATCGAGGACAACCACCCGGCCCCCATCGTGGGACGCGGGCCGCTTCGGGTGTACTACATGGCCCAGGTGGGGACGGCGCCACCCACCTTCGCCATCACCTGTAACCGGCCGGACGGCGTGCCGGACATGTACAAGCGCTACATCACCAATCAGCTGCGCAAGACGTTCGATATCCGCGTCCCCATCCGGCTGCTCTTCCGCGAGCGGCCGGGCAAGGAGAAGCGCGAGGCGCGCAAGCGACCCAAGCCGGCTGGAAAGCGGTAG
- a CDS encoding peptidylprolyl isomerase produces MGMMDEARAGKDLYATFDTTEGTIVVKLLSKEAPITVENFVGLATGEKDWKHPGTGEQMKGTPYYDGTIFHRCLPNFMVQGGDPLGEGYGGPGFNIPDEYQSGRTFAKKGILAMANTSRPNSGGAQFFITVVPTPHLNNKHTIFGEVVKGQEIADRIANEIPKNSSGRPNKPIVINKLAISTSAPA; encoded by the coding sequence ATGGGAATGATGGATGAGGCGCGCGCGGGTAAGGATCTCTACGCCACCTTCGACACCACCGAGGGGACGATCGTGGTGAAGCTCCTGTCGAAGGAGGCCCCGATCACGGTGGAGAACTTCGTGGGGCTGGCGACGGGCGAGAAGGACTGGAAGCACCCGGGCACGGGCGAGCAGATGAAGGGCACGCCCTACTATGACGGCACCATCTTCCACCGCTGTCTGCCCAACTTCATGGTGCAGGGCGGAGATCCGCTGGGCGAGGGGTACGGCGGCCCCGGGTTCAACATCCCGGACGAGTACCAGAGCGGCCGCACCTTCGCGAAGAAGGGCATTCTGGCCATGGCGAACACCAGCCGGCCGAACAGCGGCGGCGCGCAGTTCTTCATCACCGTGGTGCCGACGCCGCACCTGAACAACAAGCACACCATCTTCGGTGAGGTCGTGAAGGGTCAGGAGATCGCCGACCGCATCGCGAACGAGATTCCCAAGAACAGCAGCGGGCGTCCCAACAAGCCCATCGTCATCAACAAGCTGGCCATCAGCACCAGCGCGCCGGCCTGA
- a CDS encoding PQQ-binding-like beta-propeller repeat protein encodes MRTASGWKRWVGGLAAAGLLVGCQTVPVYGNPEPSSPEQPPHHFFTVEWWTRLVAPSLLEYAPREQARPAYDEKNERVIALTRDGYVRSIGAEGKEAWNYRVGNRFYAGATVHEGTVYVPGTDGVLHALDAKTGAPRWKYVAGEALGTAPVIEGDLVLVSSLSDTLFAVKRDTGALAWLYRRDAPAGFTIHRTSAPVVRGQSVWVGFSDGALVSLELADGGVRWEKSLAPGSGGSGQFVDVDTTPVLDNAGHVYAASYTGGLYCLDADTGDVVWNSVAQGITSLLLHGDVVVATGDDRLDAYMADNGRLIWSRSLEERAGLDAVLTKGLLLVPVQRSLIFVDPRTGKTRLTWNPAEGVSAPARVVGSKVYVLSNNGYLYALRLDGRSG; translated from the coding sequence ATGCGGACCGCGAGCGGGTGGAAGCGTTGGGTGGGTGGGCTCGCGGCGGCGGGTCTGCTCGTGGGTTGCCAGACGGTGCCGGTGTACGGCAACCCGGAGCCGTCCTCTCCGGAGCAGCCGCCGCACCACTTCTTCACGGTGGAGTGGTGGACGCGGCTGGTGGCTCCCTCGCTGCTCGAGTACGCCCCGCGGGAGCAGGCGCGCCCCGCGTACGACGAGAAGAACGAGCGGGTCATCGCGCTCACCCGTGACGGCTACGTGCGCAGCATTGGCGCCGAGGGCAAGGAAGCCTGGAACTACCGGGTGGGCAACCGCTTCTACGCGGGCGCGACGGTGCATGAGGGCACCGTGTATGTGCCGGGCACGGACGGCGTGTTGCATGCCCTGGACGCGAAGACGGGCGCGCCGCGCTGGAAGTACGTGGCGGGAGAGGCGCTGGGGACCGCCCCGGTGATCGAGGGCGACCTGGTCCTGGTCTCCTCCCTGAGCGACACGTTGTTCGCGGTGAAGCGGGACACGGGGGCGCTCGCGTGGTTGTACCGTCGGGACGCGCCCGCGGGCTTCACCATCCACCGCACCTCGGCGCCGGTCGTGCGGGGCCAGTCCGTCTGGGTGGGATTCTCCGACGGCGCGCTGGTGTCGTTGGAGTTGGCCGATGGCGGAGTGCGCTGGGAGAAGTCGCTCGCGCCGGGTTCAGGTGGCAGCGGTCAGTTCGTGGACGTGGACACCACGCCCGTGCTGGACAACGCGGGTCACGTGTACGCCGCGTCGTATACGGGCGGGCTCTACTGTCTCGACGCCGACACGGGCGACGTGGTGTGGAACTCGGTGGCACAGGGCATCACCTCACTGCTGCTGCATGGGGACGTGGTGGTCGCCACGGGAGATGACCGCCTGGATGCCTATATGGCCGACAACGGGCGGCTCATCTGGTCGCGGAGCTTGGAGGAAAGGGCCGGCCTCGACGCGGTGTTGACGAAGGGTCTGCTCCTGGTCCCCGTGCAACGCTCGCTGATCTTCGTGGATCCGCGCACGGGCAAGACCCGGCTGACGTGGAACCCGGCCGAGGGCGTGTCGGCGCCGGCGCGGGTGGTGGGGAGCAAGGTGTATGTGCTCTCCAACAACGGCTACCTGTACGCGTTGCGGCTGGATGGGAGGAGCGGTTGA
- a CDS encoding (deoxy)nucleoside triphosphate pyrophosphohydrolase, whose protein sequence is MTGSTTKKRVHVVAALIFRPGDDARFLVQQRLPGGSRGLLWEFPGGKVESGESEPEALARECREELDIALHVGRRLWAGRHEYPDLTVDLVLYGARLESGEPKTLGAQALAFLTPEEMRALPFCEADLPPLEELVAGRLVPLL, encoded by the coding sequence TTGACGGGGAGCACGACGAAGAAGAGGGTGCATGTGGTGGCGGCCCTCATCTTCCGGCCCGGAGACGACGCGCGGTTCCTGGTGCAGCAGCGGCTGCCCGGTGGAAGCCGTGGACTGCTCTGGGAGTTTCCGGGCGGAAAGGTGGAGTCCGGTGAGTCCGAGCCCGAGGCCCTCGCCCGGGAGTGCCGGGAAGAGCTGGACATCGCGCTCCACGTGGGAAGGCGGCTATGGGCGGGCAGACACGAGTACCCGGATCTGACGGTGGACCTGGTGTTGTACGGGGCGAGGCTGGAGTCGGGGGAGCCGAAGACGCTGGGAGCCCAGGCCCTGGCGTTCCTGACGCCGGAGGAGATGCGGGCGTTGCCGTTCTGCGAAGCGGATCTTCCTCCCCTGGAGGAACTGGTGGCGGGGCGTTTGGTCCCTCTTCTTTGA